Part of the Roseomonas sp. OT10 genome, GGGTCGAGGGGTCGAAGCGGCGCAGGCTCTCGATCTCGTCGCCGAATAGGTCCAGCCGCACGGGGCCGGGCTCGCCCGAGGGGTAGAGATCGATGATGCCGCCGCGCACGGCGTACTCGCCCGGCTCCATCACCGTGCCCGTGCGGCCGTAGCCGTTGGATTCGAGGAAGCGGGTCAGTTCCTCCGGCTTCACCCGGCCGTTGCGCGCGAGAGTCAGGCTGGCGCCGCGGAACACCCCGGCGGGCGGCACCTTCTGCACCAGCGCGTTGACCGTGGTCAGGACGATGCGGGGCACGGCCTCTGGCTCGACCAGCCGCGCCAGGGTGGCGACGCGCTCGGCCACGATCTCCGGATTGGGGGAGACGCGGTCATAGGGAAGGCAGTCCCAGGCGGGGAAGCGCAGCACCTCGACGCCAGGGGCGAAGAAGCCCAGCGCCTCCGCCAGCCGCGCCATGCGGGCGTCGTCGCGGCAGACGTGCAGGAGCGGCTTGTCCGTCTCCGCGCGGCGGCGGGCCAGGAGCAGCGCGTCGAAGCCCTCCGGCGCGCCGTGCAGGGTGAGGCCCGTGGCCGTGGGCGCGTTCAAGCGGCGCCCCCGCTTCGTCGGGCCTCCGGCGGCACCCCGGCGCCCAGCCCGCCGCATTCCCGGGCCATGTGCTCCAGCATCGGCGTCGCATGCTCCGCCGGGATGGGACGGCGGCCTGAGAGCCAGTCCGCCAGGTCCACGTCCGGCAGCTCCAGCACCGACTCCAGCTCGTCCAGCTCGGCTTCGGAGAAGCCCGCGATCCGCTCTGCCACGAAACGCCCGATCATCAGGTCGGCCTCCCGCGTGCCGCGGTGCCAGGCCCGGAACAGCAGCCGCTTGCGGCGGGGCGGAAGGTCTTCGGGGGCGTCGCTGGGCATGGGTCTGGCCTGAGTTGGGGGCCGCGGGGAGCCGGGGCGGGGTTCGCCCTTCGTTCGTCCGCTGCCATATAAGCCCCGCATCCTGTCATGTCAGCCCGCACGGACCCCCTGCTCTCCCCGCTCGCCGACCTCGTCGAACCCGGCCCCAAGGCCACGCGGCTGGCCGAGGCCGTGGGCGGCGGGCGGGTGGTGGATCTGCTCTTCCATCTGCCGGAACGATACGTGGACCGGCGCCGGGTGACCTCGCTGGACGAGGCGATGGATGGCGACATCGGCACCCTCTCCGTGACCGTGGTGGAGGTGGCGCCGCCGCCCAATGTCTCCCGCCCCTGGGTGGTGCGCTGCCGCTGCGGCGGCACGACGCTGGAGATCGCCGATTTCCGTCGCGGCCGCTGGGTGGGGGCGGAACTGGCGAAGCGCTTCCCGGCCGGCGCGGTGCGGACCGTGTCCGGCCGGCTCACCCAGTATGGCGGGCGCTGGCAGATGGCGGGGGCGGATTTCGTGTCCCCGCCGGATGAGATCCCGCCCCTGCAACCCGTCTGGCCGCTGGTGAAGGGGCTGACCGGGCGCGACGTGGCACGCGCCATGGACGCGGCGCTGGAACGGTTGGAGGAGGCGGTGGACTGGCAGGACCCCGCCCTGCTGCGGCAGCGGCGCTGGCCCGGCTTCGCCGCGGCGCTGCGCGCCTTGCAGGCGCCGGACTCCCTGCCTGGGCCGGAACCGGGCGACCGGCTCGCCTATGACGAGCTGCTGGCCGGGCAGCTCGCCATCGGGTTGGTGCGGCGGGCGGTGCAGCACCGGCCGGGGCGGTCGCTGACGGGCGACGGGGCCTTGCGGGAGAAGGCGCTGGCCGCCTTCGGGCACGCGCCGACCGGGGCGCAGTCGCGGGCGGTCGCGGAGATCGATGCCGACCTCGCCGCGCCCCGCCGGATGCTGCGGCTGCTCCAGGGCGATGTCGGCTCCGGCAAGACCCTCGTCGCCCTCATGGCGATGCTGCGCGCCGTCGAGGCCGGGGCGCAGGCGGCGCTGATGGCCCCCACGGAGTTGCTGGCCCGGCAGCACCTGCGCACCTTCGCCAAGCTCGCCGGGGCGGCCGGGGTGCAGGTGGAGCTGCTGGCCGGCAGCGTGAAGGGCAAGGCGCGCTCCCGCGTGCTGCTGGGCCTGGCCAGCGGGGCGATCCCGCTGGTGGTGGGAACCCATGCGCTGTTCCAGGAGAAGGTGGCCTTCCGCGACCTGGCCCTGGTGGTGGTGGACGAGCAGCACCGCTTCGGCGTGTCGCAGCGGCTCATGCTCGCGGGCAAGGGCAGCGAGGCGGACATGCTGGTGATGACCGCGACCCCCATCCCGCGCACCCTTCTCCTCACCCAATGGGGCGAGATGGCCGTCTCCCGCCTCGACGAGCGCCCGGCCGGGCGCAAGCCGATCGTCACCCGCATCGTCTCGCGCGAGCGGCGGGAGGAAGTGCTGGCCGCGCTGCGCCGCGCCTTCGATTCGGGGCACCGCGCCTACTGGGTGGTCCGCGCCATCGAGGAGGGCGAGCAGCACGACAACGCCGCCGCCGAGACGACCTATGCCGCGCTGCGCGAGGTCTTCGGCGAGCGGGTCCGCCTCGCCCATGGCGCGCAGACGCTGGAGGCGCGCGAGGCCGCGCTGGGCGATTTCGCCGCCGGGCGGGCGCAGCTCCTTGTCGCGACCACGGTGGTCGAGGTGGGCGTGGACGTGCCCGAGGCGACCATCATGATCATCGAGCAGGCGGAGCGCTTCGGCCTCGCCGCCCTGCACCAGTTACGCGGCCGGGTCGGGCGCGGCGCGGCGCAGTCCTACTGCCTCCTCCTCCCCTCGGCCGAGCTGGCGGAGGGGGAGAAGCGCCGCCTCGCCGTGCTGCGCGACACGGAGGACGGCTTCGTCATCGCGGACGCCGACCTGGAGCACCGGGGCGGCGGCGACGCGCTGGGCACCCGGCAGGCGGGGCGGATCGGGCGCCGGCTGGTGGACCCGGAGCGCCATGCCGGGCTGGTCCGCGTGGCGCACCAGGACGCGGAGCTGCTGCTGCGGAAGGACCCGCGGCTCGATTCCACCCCCCGCGGGCTCGCGGCGCAGCGGCTGCTGCCGCTCTTCGGGCACGACCTGACGCTGGAACGGCTGGGCGCCGGGTAGGCGCCCGGGATAGGCGCCCGGGTAGGCGTTGGGGCCGGCGCCCGGTAAGCACGGCGGCCGAGGCATTCCCGGAGACGACCCCAATGGCCAGCAAGCAGGCCTTCGCCGTGACCGTGTCCTACTACATGGGCGAGGAGCACCGCTTCTCCATGGCGGTGATCGTGGACATCAACAAGCAGAAGGCGGAGGCGCGCGCCGCGAAGACGGTCGCGGCCCGCGAGCCGGGCGCGCGGATCGGCAACGTCCTGGTCATGCCGCTGGACCTCGCCCGCATCCAGGAGGAGCTGCGGCGCTGAGGCCGGCCCGGGACACACTCGGCAACGCGCCCGGGGCTTGCGTTGCGCCGGTCGCGGCGTAAACCCGGCGCGCGGTAACATTCGGGGTGCGGGCTTGTCCGGCGACAGCGCGGGTTTCATCGAGATCGAGCGCCTGACCAAGCGGTTCGGGAGCTTCACCGCGGTCGACGACCTCTCCTTCTCCGTCCGGGCGGGCGAGGTGGTCGGCTTCCTGGGCCCGAACGGGGCCGGCAAATCCACCACGATGAAGATGCTGGCGGGCTTCGTGACCCCCACCGCCGGCACCGCCCGCATCCTGGGCCACGACGTGGTGGATGACCCAGTCGAGGCCCGGAAGCACCTCGGCTACCTGCCGGAGGGCGCGCCGACCTGGCCGGAGATGACCGTGCTCGGCTTCCTGCGCTTCGTGGCGCGGGTGCGCGGCTTCTCGGGCGGCGAGGCGCGCGACCGGGTGGCCCATGCCATGGCGCTGACGACGCTGGAGGGCGTGCGGCTGCAGCCGATCGAGACCCTCTCCAAGGGCTTCAAGCGCCGGGTCGGCCTGGCCCAGGCGCTGCTGCACGACCCGCCGGTGCTGGTGCTGGACGAGCCGACGGACGGGCTGGACCCCAACCAGAAGCGCGAGGCGCGGGAGCTGCTGGTCCGCATGGCGCCGCAGAAGGCGATCCTGATCTCCACCCACCTGCTGGAGGAGGTCTCGGCCATCTG contains:
- a CDS encoding FAD assembly factor SdhE, with product MPSDAPEDLPPRRKRLLFRAWHRGTREADLMIGRFVAERIAGFSEAELDELESVLELPDVDLADWLSGRRPIPAEHATPMLEHMARECGGLGAGVPPEARRSGGAA
- the recG gene encoding ATP-dependent DNA helicase RecG, with product MSARTDPLLSPLADLVEPGPKATRLAEAVGGGRVVDLLFHLPERYVDRRRVTSLDEAMDGDIGTLSVTVVEVAPPPNVSRPWVVRCRCGGTTLEIADFRRGRWVGAELAKRFPAGAVRTVSGRLTQYGGRWQMAGADFVSPPDEIPPLQPVWPLVKGLTGRDVARAMDAALERLEEAVDWQDPALLRQRRWPGFAAALRALQAPDSLPGPEPGDRLAYDELLAGQLAIGLVRRAVQHRPGRSLTGDGALREKALAAFGHAPTGAQSRAVAEIDADLAAPRRMLRLLQGDVGSGKTLVALMAMLRAVEAGAQAALMAPTELLARQHLRTFAKLAGAAGVQVELLAGSVKGKARSRVLLGLASGAIPLVVGTHALFQEKVAFRDLALVVVDEQHRFGVSQRLMLAGKGSEADMLVMTATPIPRTLLLTQWGEMAVSRLDERPAGRKPIVTRIVSRERREEVLAALRRAFDSGHRAYWVVRAIEEGEQHDNAAAETTYAALREVFGERVRLAHGAQTLEAREAALGDFAAGRAQLLVATTVVEVGVDVPEATIMIIEQAERFGLAALHQLRGRVGRGAAQSYCLLLPSAELAEGEKRRLAVLRDTEDGFVIADADLEHRGGGDALGTRQAGRIGRRLVDPERHAGLVRVAHQDAELLLRKDPRLDSTPRGLAAQRLLPLFGHDLTLERLGAG
- a CDS encoding ABC transporter ATP-binding protein; this encodes MSGDSAGFIEIERLTKRFGSFTAVDDLSFSVRAGEVVGFLGPNGAGKSTTMKMLAGFVTPTAGTARILGHDVVDDPVEARKHLGYLPEGAPTWPEMTVLGFLRFVARVRGFSGGEARDRVAHAMALTTLEGVRLQPIETLSKGFKRRVGLAQALLHDPPVLVLDEPTDGLDPNQKREARELLVRMAPQKAILISTHLLEEVSAICTRAVVIAQGRIVADSTPADLARRGPTLDAVFADLTLTPLMGPARGAEAA